CTCAGACTTTGGCTTAGCCAAACTGCTCCGTACTAATCAGACACAAACAAACACAGGGATCCGTGGTACCCGAGGATATGTTGCCCCTGAGTGGTTCAAGAGCATTGGTATCACTGCCAAGGTGGATGTTTACAGCTATGGGGTCATTCTTTTGGAGCTCATCTGTTGCCGGCGAAATGTTGAGTCCGTGGTGGCAGAAGAGGATCAAAAAATCCTGACTTACTGGGCAAATGACTGTTACAGGTGCGGAAGAGTTGATCTTCTGGTGGAGGGTGATGATGAAGCAATTTTCGATTTGAAGAAGGTAGAAAGGTATGTGGTCGTGGCATTGTGGTGTCTCCAGGAGGACCCAACTATGAGACCAACAATGCTGAAGGTGACACAAATGCTTGATGGAGCCGTTGCTATCCCCACTCCTCCTGATTCTTCTTCATTTGTCCAATAGCTTCCATAGGGTCGCTCCTGCACATTGTAACATTAATATATGTATGAACCAACATAGAGGTGTAAGAAATATGATATAGCTATATACTGAATGCTGTTCTTGTTAGGGGAATATATAGTGAATGTTTCTGTTGCTGGTACGCTATGTGGCTACTGATACAGCGGTACTGTTTAAGCTGCTTATTATTGTATCAATGGTACCTGGGTTCTGCAGCAATGGTTCACAGCTAATGTTAGGAAGGTTTTGGCATTGCCATGAAGAATATGTTTTCCCATAAGATTAGTTTTGCAGGACTAGGATTCATTATTTCTTATCTGATACCCTCAAACCTTCTCATTGTGTCTACGACGAGGACGGGCAGAATGCCTTACCCTTGGTCCTCGGACCCGCACAAAGCCAAGAACATAATATTTCTGCTCAAGTGCATAGTTAGCCTTGAAACACTCAATGGAAATTTAATTCTGACAGAATTTGTATCTTAATATAAATAAGTTTTGTTTTCTAAGAAAGGAATTTGGGTTGGAAACTGCAGCATGTAATTTCATCATAttcattttgcacataacactTACATGTTTGTAACGCTGGCTGTAATCTCTTAACTCTATATCCTCAATTTTCAGGAGGTAAGCTTTCACCACTGCTATTCTTAAGAAATTAAAACGCCAAAGTCCACTAGTTTCTCCCAAAAATATAAAGCAAATTTCCAGAAGCCACAATATATAGCATTTTACATTTTCAAATTATGCCAAAAGTAAAAAACAAAAGACTCACTTTAGCAAGCATGCAAATTAAGACGCTATCAGCAATTTTGCCCTGAAATTTATGAAATAACTTATGCAGTTTAATACAGCTTCAAATGTTGAAGGATTAATCTTATGGATAACTTTTTAATCGCAGCGACACAATGTTGATCAAGTGCATTAGGATGCTAGTACGCTGATCAATATCAGACCTCCCATTCGCATGGTGCCTGTAGAACAAAATTCTCCAATTGCTTCTAGCTGCAAACATGCTATTTTGTTGTATTAGTAGTATAAGATTGAAGAGAAAGAAATGAGACTCAGAACAGCTGAAGCGCGCAACTCCGTGTTGTAGCCTCGGAGGAAACGATTGTGGCTCCATGGAAACGAACAGGAAGAATCCAGGTAAGATGTGCTCAAGGGTAGTTTGGTCCTTTCAGGTGCCAGTAAATGAAAAAAGAAATTATAAATCAATAGAAGGAGAAAATGGCAAAGAAATCAAGGTGCTAATGTTGTAGGTGGAAATTTTACGAATCCCATGTTTCTAGTGGCAATTTTGTGAAGGCCGTGGCAAAAATCCAAATCTCTCGCTTCCAGCCGCTGGTGGCGGAAGCAGAACCACCGACACCGAATATGCAGTACCAGAACCAGTGTCGCTAATCACCACTCGTCTGATGGTACGTCGTGTTGACTGTTCAACACGGGGTGCCGGAACACGTTCCTTTCAGCTGCCAGCGGGGTAACCCAGTAATCCTGCCAGGCCGGCTGGCTAGCTGGATCACAAGGAACCATGAAAATGGAACGTGTCCTAGTCAATGTATGACAAGTAATTGTGGACTCCATTTGCTCTGCTCATAGAATCAACAATGAAAAATCATCAAAAACGTATGCCTTGTTATTAGATTATATGTTCTAGTTCTACCAAAAAATTCAGAAAACAACGCATTAACTGAACCATAAGGTAAACTTTTCTTTGCATGCAAGAAAAACATACAGGAAATTGGCCAAAACGAACCAAACTTTTCTCATATAATTTCAACTCCTTGTTCCAATCTGATCGCTAGTACAAGTCTCATAATTTCAACCTCCTTCCAATCTGATCGCTAGCATAAGTCTCGTAAAATTGCAAACTTGTTCCAATCTGATCGCTAGTATAAGTAAAATAAGGTACTTAGCTTGGCCCTCACGTCTACAATCTCAAACTAATCAGCTGGCTTGACtaagtactccctccgtcccaaattgcAATTTGTTTTAGCTTTTTTAATACATATattttactatgcatctagatatacccTATATCTATCTGCCCTATATCTATCTAGATAGATACCAAAAACTATATATTAAAAAATTCTAAACGAATCGTAATTTGGGATgtaatttgggatggagggagcAGTAAGTAACAATTATGACTGTTCTTCTGGAGAACTGAAGAACAACTGGAAGCATCTCGGGTACAGTGAATAATTTGGGACCAGAAATAGTAGTAGTTGTGCACCTGCCTTCACGCAACCGTCAATATGCAACCTAGAAAATATCTGTCTTCTCTTCTGTAGAACTTGTAAGCATTTGAAAAGTTCGGCCTGACCAGAAGAAGAGCACCTTGGAACACTTTCAAACATCCATAATCAAATCACTATGCGTCCAGCCAGTGGCGGAGGGCCCAGTGTGGCGAGGTGTGGCGAGGTGTCCCGCACTCCCGGCTccagcgcccgccgccccgcagccgcaggccccgcgcgccgccgccgcaggccccGCGCCCGCTGCCCCGCAGCCGCAGGCTCCCGCCCCGCAGGCCCCGtgcccgccgccccgcagccgcaggctcccgcgcccgccgcccagccgccgcaggccccgcgcccgccgccccgcagccGCAGGCTCCCGCCCCACAGGCCCCGCGTGctgccggccccgcgcgccaccgcacGCAGCCCTGTCCGCCACACCTAAAATTTTCGGCATCCTCCGCCACTGCGTGCAGCAAGGAGTAAGACAAGGGCACAGACAAGGACCAATGCTCGTGGAGCAGCCAACTGCCATGATTGACCAGTTCAAAGCTGCCTACTGTTACCACATGATGGTTATGATGACCCAGGTACTGTCAAGTCAAGTCAACGAAGACTCTAAAACAATGAGGCCCATAAGTTTGCCATCATATGTAAGAACTGGGAGCCACAAATCAAATGAACCATGGCACCTCTCCTCCTCTTGTCCTTGCTCCTGCTGCTGTCCTCTACTTCTCTTCAAGCTCAACAGAACATAACCTTAGGCTCCTCCTTGGTACCCGAAGGGCCTAGCAGCTTTTGGCTCTCGCCGTCCGGCAACTTCGCGTTCGGCTTCCGGGCCATTGAGGGTAACGCCTCCTTCTATCTGCTCGCTATCTGGTTCGACAAGACCAGTGATAAGACGGTGGCTTGGTATGCCAAGACCACTGATCCAGATCCAGCGCTGGTACAAGTTTCATCCGGTTCACGCCTCCAGCTCAACTCCAATGGGGTGCTCTCACTCCAGGATCCCACGGGAACAGAGGTATGGAATCCTCAAGTTGTGGGTGCAGCCTATGCTGCCATGCTTGATGCTGGAAATTTTGTACTGGTTGCTGCAGATGGATCTACCAAATGGGAGAGCTTCAAAAACCCTACAGATACCATCCTGCTTTCTCAGGTGCTCACCCCAGGAATGAATCTCCGCAGCCGAATCATCCCCACAGACTACTCCAATGGCCGGTTCCTCCTTAACCTGCAAAGTATTGGTGTTTTTCTTTATACGGTTGCTGTACCCTCCGGTAACCAATATGACCCCTATTGGTCAATGGCTGGGAACATTACCAATGTGGTGTTCAAAGCGACTGGCGTGGTATACATCACCTTGGAGGACAGGACACAAATCAGTATGACATCTGGGGCCACCGGCTCCATGGCAGACTACTACCATCGTGCTACACTTGACCCAGATGGTGTGTTCAGGCAATATCGGTACCCAAAGAAGGTCAGCAACCTGAGTAGTCAGGCATGGGCAGTAGTGGACTTCAAGCCCCCAAATATCTGTGAAGCACAACTGACAAACGATGGAAGCGGTATTTGCGGGTTTAATAGTTACTGCATGTTCAATGGCACAAACAACCAGAGTATTTGCAAGTGCCCAGAGCAGTACTCATTTATTGATGAGGAGAGGCAGGATAAAGGCTGCAAACCCGATTTCGAACCACAAAGTTGTGACTTGGATGAAGCAGCTGCCAAGATGCAGTTTAAGTTGATAGCGATGAGCCATGTGGATTGGCCTCTAGCTGACTATGAGCAGTATGCCCCCATAACTAAGGATCAGTGCCAGCAACTCTGCCTGACAGATTGTTTCTGTGCCGTCGCCGTCTTCCATGATCAAAGTAATACATGTTGGAAGAAGAAGATGCCTCTGTCAAATGGCAAAATGGGGGATAATGTGGAGAGGACACTTTTTGTCAAGGTACGGAAGAACAACAGTACACAATCTGAGCTTGTTGGTTCCAACAAATGGAAGAAAGACAAGAATAAATGGATCCTTGGAAGTTCATTGTTTTTGGGAAGCTCTGTACTGGTTAACGTTCTGCTCATGTCAGTTATACTTTTTGGTGCTTACTGTACTATCACCATAAAGGAAGCCCCATCT
The sequence above is drawn from the Panicum hallii strain FIL2 chromosome 7, PHallii_v3.1, whole genome shotgun sequence genome and encodes:
- the LOC112899339 gene encoding G-type lectin S-receptor-like serine/threonine-protein kinase LECRK4; the encoded protein is MAPLLLLSLLLLLSSTSLQAQQNITLGSSLVPEGPSSFWLSPSGNFAFGFRAIEGNASFYLLAIWFDKTSDKTVAWYAKTTDPDPALVQVSSGSRLQLNSNGVLSLQDPTGTEVWNPQVVGAAYAAMLDAGNFVLVAADGSTKWESFKNPTDTILLSQVLTPGMNLRSRIIPTDYSNGRFLLNLQSIGVFLYTVAVPSGNQYDPYWSMAGNITNVVFKATGVVYITLEDRTQISMTSGATGSMADYYHRATLDPDGVFRQYRYPKKVSNLSSQAWAVVDFKPPNICEAQLTNDGSGICGFNSYCMFNGTNNQSICKCPEQYSFIDEERQDKGCKPDFEPQSCDLDEAAAKMQFKLIAMSHVDWPLADYEQYAPITKDQCQQLCLTDCFCAVAVFHDQSNTCWKKKMPLSNGKMGDNVERTLFVKVRKNNSTQSELVGSNKWKKDKNKWILGSSLFLGSSVLVNVLLMSVILFGAYCTITIKEAPSLQSSNNIGLPLKAFTYIELEKATSGFREVLGTGASGIVYKGQLQDDLGTEIAVKKIDKLEHEMEKEFSVEVQTIGQTHHKNLVRLLGFCNEGKERLLVYEFMTNGSLNQFLFGDARLQWNLRAQIALGVARGLLYLHEECNTQIIHCDIKPQNILLDGNFTAKISDFGLAKLLRTNQTQTNTGIRGTRGYVAPEWFKSIGITAKVDVYSFGVILLELICCRRNVELDAAEDQKILTDWANDCYRCGRVDFLVKGDDEATLNLTKVERFVAVALWCLQEDPTIRPTMLKVTQMLDEAAAVPTPPDPSSFISSLP